Below is a genomic region from Nitrospiria bacterium.
CCCTCTTTCCGCGCGAGGTCGTTGTAGAATTCCATCTTCTTCCGGCCGGCCTCGTTGATCAAGGGCCCCATGAAGGTCTTCTCGTCCAGCGGATCGCCAACCGCGACGCGCTTTGACAGCTTCACGAACTCCCCGCAGAACCGGTCGTAGACCGCCTCGTGCACGATCAGCTTTCCGGACGAGACGCAGCGCTGGCCGGTCGTCTTGTAGGCCGACAGCACCGCCGCGTTGAGCGCGATCGGAAAATCGGCGTCTTCGAAAACGATCACGGCATTCTTCCCGCCCATTTCGCAGACCGCGAACTTATGAGGGCTGTCGGCGCAGACCTTGCGGATCTCGGAGCCCACCTCAAACGATCCCGTAAAGGCGACCACGTCGACGTCGGAGTGGGACACGAGCGGACGGCCCGCCCGCTCGCCGTCGCCCTGAACCAGATTCAGGACGCCGGGCGGGATCCCGGCGCGCTCCAGATATTCCACCATCTTCTGGCCGACGAGCGGCGTGTCTTCGGACGGCTTGAAAACCGCCGTGTTCCCCTCGACCAGCGAGGGGCCGAGCAGCCAGAGCGGGATCGCAAACGGGAAGTTCCAGGGAGTGATGGCCGCGACGACGCCCTTGGGATGTCGGAGCATATAGGCGTCCTTCTCGGCGATCTCGGACGCCAATACATCCCCGGCCGGCATCCGCGTTGCGCCGAAGACATACTGGGCCATGTGAATCCCCTCCGTCACATCGGCGCGGGATTCATTGATCGCCTTGCCGCATTCCCGGGCCATCAGCCGCGACAGATCCTCATGGTCTTTTTTCACGAGCTGGACGAACCGGTCGAAGATCTCGCCGCGCTTGATCCGGGACATGGCCCGCCAAGAAGGAAAGGCATTCCGGGCCGCGCGCACCGCTTCATCCACGTCAGCTCCGTCGGATGAAGGAATGGTTCCCAATACCTCGTCCCGGTTTGCGGGATTGCGGCTCTCAAAGGTTTCGGCCGAGTGAGAATCCACCCAGCGCCCGTTGATGAAATTCTTGCCGAGAATCGACACGATTCATCTCTCCTTTATAACATTAGAATGATAATGGAACAAGGTTCCTGGAAGCAAACATCCGTCGAGCCTCCTTGGCGGCGGGGGTCTTGAGACGCGCCAAGCTATAGCCGCAAGGC
It encodes:
- a CDS encoding aldehyde dehydrogenase family protein, which gives rise to MLGKNFINGRWVDSHSAETFESRNPANRDEVLGTIPSSDGADVDEAVRAARNAFPSWRAMSRIKRGEIFDRFVQLVKKDHEDLSRLMARECGKAINESRADVTEGIHMAQYVFGATRMPAGDVLASEIAEKDAYMLRHPKGVVAAITPWNFPFAIPLWLLGPSLVEGNTAVFKPSEDTPLVGQKMVEYLERAGIPPGVLNLVQGDGERAGRPLVSHSDVDVVAFTGSFEVGSEIRKVCADSPHKFAVCEMGGKNAVIVFEDADFPIALNAAVLSAYKTTGQRCVSSGKLIVHEAVYDRFCGEFVKLSKRVAVGDPLDEKTFMGPLINEAGRKKMEFYNDLARKEGGRVLLEGGALKGKECDRGHFVSPFVYQMDYSPKSRVLREEVFAPNVAIVPFRTTDEAIRIYNDTDYGLSLAVITEDYRKARRIREECEYGLGYVNLPSIGAEVHLPFGGVKKSGTGMPSASALIDAVTHKTAWTVNHAKEIKMAQGLKAEIE